Within Peromyscus leucopus breed LL Stock chromosome 16_21, UCI_PerLeu_2.1, whole genome shotgun sequence, the genomic segment ttaaaaaaaaaaaacatcttgtatattgttttcttttgtggagtAAGGGTCTCATGTAacgcagactggcctcaaactcatggcaaacCTCTTTCTTCAGCctagcctcccacatgctgggactaTAGTCATAGGCCATAATGTATCACcatgttttaagtatttttaaaaatattacattaattttgaaaatattttatttgtttgttgggggATGTGCACGGAGGTCAAACATGTTGTGATTCTGACCAAAGGTTTCTTCAGGAAAACAGTTTAATGTGCACTACAGGCTTGGATGAACTCTTCTTCATAAAGAAACcgaacaaggggctggagagatggctcagtggttaagaacactgacagctcttccagaggacctgagttcaattcccagcaactacatggtacctcacaaccatctgtaatgagatctggtgccctcttctggctttcagggacacatgcaggcagaatactgtatacataataaataaaaatttattaatttatttactaatttaaaaatttattagctaattttaaaaaaagaaaagaaactgaacaagATCAATGAATACAGAAAAcagggcttttttaaaaatatggttctTGCTTTTTTGTCTCCCATTTAtggtaatttataattttattggtTATTTTAAAACCTAAAGGTGGGATTTTAAAGATGgcccagggagctggagagatggttccacagttaagagcctgtttgctcttcctgaggacctggggtTCAACTCCAAGCATCTACATtatggctcacaaccctctacaATTCCagacccagaggatctgatggctTTTGTGAGCACTGCTTTtatatggcacacatacataaatgcaggccaaatacacatacagataaaataaaaataaactaattaaaacaaactagaaaaataataaagatgatctctgtgagttctaggccagcctgatttacagagtgagttccaggatagccagagctgttacacagagaaaccctgtcctgaaaaaacaaaataataataacagtaataataataaagatggtTCATatgtggaggaagggagggctgcTCAGTGGATGTAGCAAACTCTCCATAAGCAATTTGGCAGAGATAAAAACCACATAACAGCCTCAGTTCTTCAAGTTCTCTCAGGAAAACTCACTGAGCAAGAAGGGTTTTATAGGAGAGATGTGGTCAAGTTTATGTATATTCAAAGACATTGCATGGACCACAAATctatcttctgtttttcttttcactgaCTCTCAGGGGCCCCTACCatagatctcctagagctggagttatatatAGGTGGCCGTGAGCTAGCTCCAGGACatagatgctaggaactgaactcaatacatgctctcagctgctgagccatcttctagtCCGGTGTTTTAGATTTTAGTCCAGAAAAGGTCAATAAATGTAGCCTTCATAAAATCTTTTTGAGGTCCTCAATAATTTGTAAGAATATACAAAGATCCAGAAACCAAAATGCTGAGGCTTGCTGACACACACAGCTCCTCACCAGGACTCTGGGAGACCCTGTGATAGAGTGGTGCAGGAAAGGGTGTTGGTAAAGTATCTGGTCTCGGTCTTGTTTTTTAAGGTGTCTAAGGGTTGAGCGCTCCTCATGGCACCAGAGTTCATTTCTTTAGCTCACAAATTGTCAGTCGTCAGGATCTTCTGCCAGTGTTAGGCAGCTAAACAGGCATTATCAGTCTTGGAGGTCACTGGGAATGGGCCTCCTACCCCGACCCCCACGTTCCTGTTTACCGTATGAAAAGGAGGAGGTATCAGGGCTTTGAGGTAATTTCCTTTTGATCAAAAGAATGGAATCTAATTTCCACATCTGACCGGGGTGGAGACTATACATTCTGGTCTGTCCCAAAGACCAGAATATCGCATGCCAATGCCCCCTCTCTTAAGAGTTAATCTAACTAGTCCTGTTAACCACATGGCCAGCAGACAACCCTTCTAGAAAGCCAGTCATTTGAAAACACACAAGAGAAATAATAACACCCTAAATGAATTACTTACTATAACCCTGGAGGACCTCCCTCAATTCAGTTCTTGCAGATACTCACTGCAAAGCCtactgttttcctgatttctaacTCAAAAggttgacttttttcttttcccttttctatctcTTCTTTTATCCAGAACAAAATCTCCAGTATGCTTACTTTGACATTCTGGACAGAGCTGCTAAGATTATGGCTTGTAAGTGCTGTTGTCGTCATTACCCTCCCACCTCGCCCCCAGCCCCCGCCAAAACTAATGAAGTGGTCTTGGAGAgtccttctgagtctgatttTGTTAATGTTTTGATCGTTagccttaatttcttttctttttttttttgggggggggggtgtcaagaaGACACTAAGAACTCACAAATACGAATCCCTTATTCCCCAGTAATGTTTGAACATCCACAAGTTCATTTCTGTTGTACGTGGGAATTTCGGAGACCCACTCAGAGCTATCGTCATCCGTCCCCACACACCCGCAAGGCTAAAAAACCACCCAAAGAGGAACAACGAACCAATCTCGTCAAATTCTCCAAACACAGAGGATGGGGTCCACGGTGCCATGCGCCCTGTATCTGTTGCTGGCAGCCGCCCTGGCCTCAACTCATATCCGCGCCAGTGAGtgtggggtggagagagaaacAGTCTCTGCCAGGAGGAGCAAGAGCACCCGGCAGGGACCGCACACCGAAAGCCACGTCTCCGCCCTCGCCCACCTAGACCTCCCCTTTCCTCGAGATGGACAGCCCCTGCCAGGCTCCCTTCTCCAATCCGCGTCTGGAGCCCCGCACCCTGCACGCCTCCCAGCGAGTGCGCCAGTTCCCCGGTCTGGCCGGGTGCAGGGTCACCGAGCTTCTCCCCTAGGTTCACACTCCCTGCGGTATTTCGTCATCGCCTACAATCCTGGCTATCGCAAACTTCGGTTCACAGTCGTGGGCTACGTGGACAACACGCAGATCTTGAGCTTCGACAGCGACGAGGAGAGTCCACGGGTGAAGCCGCGGGTGTCATTTATGGCTCAGGACCCAGAGCATTTGGAGGAGTTGACGCGCTTCGGCAGGCGCGTCTTATTAGTTGGTCGAGTCGAACTGTGGGCCGTGTTCAGCTCCCATAGCCAGAGGGAGAATGGTGAGTGACCCTAGACTCAGAAAGTTAGCTATAGTCTCTGCATATTCCTAGGACCATGGAAACAAGCCTTGGGTTAGTGAAATCCGACAAGTTACCGCCATCCTGGAAAAGCTTGAGGCAATTTATTGGGGTTATATTTCAATTTGAAATAGGTTTTAACCAAACACGCTCAGGCTATGTGTAGTGAGTGGCGCTAACCTAGGAGACCTTCCTGATCTCCCTGGCTGCAACAGGGTCTCACACTATCCAGTGTCTGTGCGGCTGTGACATAGGACCAGACCACCGCCTCCTCCGTGGGTATAAGCAGATGGCTTATGAAGGACAGGATTACATCGCTCTGACTGAGGACCTGCGCTCCTGGATCGCAGAGGATAACGAGGAGGCTCAGAACACCCGGCGCAAGTGGGAGGCATCTGGTTTTGCAAGATCATGGAAGTCTTTCTTGGAGGGCACGTGCGTGGCGTGGCTTCTCAAATACCTGGATAAAGGGAAGGAGATGCTGCAGCGTGCAGGTGCGTTGGGTAGCTTGTGTCGACCCTTGAGTAGAGTttatgggaaggaaagagaacaggGACTAATTCCTAAGCCACCTATTGTGAAAACTGTCCCCCCAGGTGTGACATGGCCTTTAAATGTTTCAAAATCAGAGTAGTTGTGATTACCAACACTGGGCATTCTAGCCATTGACACCCTCCTATGTTCCCCCTTCACAAAGAATCCTACCAACTGCACCTGGTCTACAGTTCCTAGTGTATATAGGAGTTAGGTTAATTGATGGGTTGGGTATAGTGGCTGATGCCTTTAATTCAAGCATtagtgaggcagaaggatgagtgagttccaggctagtcttgtCTACAAAAGGaacttcaggacagccaggaaaggTGGTGGTGGTTAATTGATAAAATATACTGGTGGCAGACCAGTGAGGCAGGTTTTGTGAGCAGTAATTCATGATGGAGTggacttttcagtgatgcaggTGTTTTTGAATATAAGTAACTCTCACTCACGTTCCTGTAAGTAACTGCCAATAAATTTATGGGATTGCCAAACTAGTGTTGGAAGATAAAGATGGACTTGGATGGAATCCTTTCTTTAGTTTGTTGTTGGAGTCTTATCTAGGGTGAATAGATGTGTGTTCATATCTCTCCAGAAAAAGTAATAAAACCTTGACAGCTGAGTAGGAACACAGCAGGACCAAAGATGGGTTTGGGAGGATCAGTTTCTTCCTATAGGATATAAGACATGCAAAGGAAGCTAAACGATCCATGGGGGAAGGTACTGATGTGACCTCCATGTGGGGTGGAATGACAGCTGAGAGTTGCATTGTTCTTGGAATGGGTGATAAGACTGTCATCTGAGACCATTCCATCTGAAGGTAGATGTATATCTGTGCTGGGAATCCCAGGGTAGTCGTCCCCCTCTACCTGGCACGAGATCTATCACATGAGCACCAACAATATCGATTTCTGGAGTAACCCCTGTGGGGCTCCAGATCCTCAGCAGACAGTGGCAGCAGCTGTGTGGCCTTTGCTGTGGGCAACTGAGGCTGAGTCACCCTCCAGAAAGAACTTGCCCACCTAAGGGAGGAATTACAATGAGCAAAGGACATGCAAATGCTGCCTTTTGTGCTAACCTCAGATTGGAGCGATAAACTGAAGGGGGAAAGTCAGAATGCAGGTGCTGGCTGACCACTTCTtatggctggggggtggggaggaggaataAAGGGAAGAACAGGATTAGAGCTGTGCTTCTGCAATCCAAAAACTTGGAGATGATGGTAAGAATGAGAAAGTAAGGAGAGAAAGTGAAGTACAAGTAAAAGAATTCCCCTCAGGCCAACCTTTAATTCAGAGAAAAGCCTAAGATTCAGCATGCATATAGGGCCTTAGTAGTGATTCAGTATGGGAAACCTTAATAATCAGGAATTTCTCCCACTGAACTtcttgaaacaaaaaacaaatatttttaaaaattaaggaatcCAATACTGTGGGACATAGATTTGAGTGCTGTGGAAGCAGAGAAATTGAGTCCTGTAACTATTCATCCCTCTATAAAACAAAGGCTCCATAATCTGAGGCAGTAtgaaagaatcattaggtcagcaagagaactgattcccacaagttgtcttctgaccttcagatATGTGCTGCATGTgtacagatgcacatgcacacacacacaaacacacttgaaTGTTTGGCTTTTATTGTGGACTGTGTAGGAAGGATCAGGAGATGTGACTTtgtaggaggaggtgtgtcactggggctgagCCTTGAGATTTCAAGCCCATGCCCTCCAGTTAGCTTGCtcccttccttttataagttgccttggtcatggtgtcttgtcacagcaatagaacagtactAAGACATTTGTCATTGGTGTCCTATCTAGATACTTGCTGATGCCACTCCAGTTAGTCACAACCACCCTTTCATCCTTGGTCTGAAGCAGAGGAAGCCTCCCTGGTTTCCAGATCCCACAGGATCCACCCTTCTTTCAAGGATTGTATGACTTGCTTCTCTcattactgtgaccaaatacctgagaaaaagCAATTTCAGGGGAAAGAACTGGAGTATTGTGGCTCTCCAACCATCCATCGGTTAACAGTTCATAAGGGGCACATGGTGGTGGGAGCAGGTCAGGGCCACAGCCTAGAAACCTTCCTCACATCTGGgcagatgaggaggagagagtaGCTAGAAACAGACTATAATTCTTAAGGCCCAATGCCCAGTGACCAACTCCCTCCAGTTAGACCCTACACACTGATTATTCCACTAGAATCATCAGCATCACCAGAACAAACCAAAGCTTCATATACCTGAGCCATGGGGGAACActatattcaaaccataacagagaTTCCATCTGTTCAGGGTTGGAGAGGAACCAACCCTGAAAAGAGTGAGTGGAAGTTCCCTTTTGATCTCAGCCCCTGTTTCTGCCAATGTTCGCAGACAGCTATAGTTATTCAGAGTCACTGTGTTTTAACCCACTCAGAGGTATAGAGGTTCATGCCTTTATTCTAGAACTTCCCAATGAATAGGTAGTTCTGCATCCTGAGTCCATGCAGTTTACACGCTACTCTCTAAATCTCCAACCCAACTCTGGGGTGATCACATGATCAGAGCTCAAGtgctccacaggaaggaacagaagGTTGTTTTCTCTGACTCTTCTCCTCAGATCCTCCAAAAACAAATGTGACCCATCACCCCAGGCCTGAAGGAGACGTCACCCTGAGGTGCTGGGCCCTGGGCTTCTATCCTGCGGACATTACCCTGACCTGGCAGAGGGATGAGGAGGACCTGACCCAGGACATGGATCTTATTGAGACCAGACCTGCAGGggatggaaccttccagaagtgggcagctgtggtggtTCCTTCGGGAGAAGAGCAGAGATACACATGCCATGTGCTGCATGAGGGGCTGCCTGAGCCCCTCATCCTGAGATGGGGTAAGGAGGGGTGAGAGCACAGAGCCTGTCCTTAGGGAAAGCAGGAGCCCTGAGCAGGGTCAGGGTCCCTCACTTCTATCCTCTCCTACTCTCTCTCCCAGAGCCTCCTCCCTCTCCTACCATCCCCACCATGGGGATAATTGCTGGCCTGGTTCTCCTTGGAATTTTGGTAGCTGGAGCTGTGACTGCCATTGTGATGAGGAAGAATACAGGTAGGATAAAGACAGTGTTTGAGATTTGGGCCTTACTGAGAAATTGCAAGCTCTGCATGGAAATAAATGTGCCCATCTCCTGTTTTGTTACTATAAAGTGTTTCCATTCATCTGTGCTTAGCTTTGGGACCATTTTTAAGTAACTCTGTGAGGAACACCTGAAAATAGAGAACAAAGGTTTCACATTGAGGATTCTGGTGGTGTGGATACAAATCTGAGGAGGAGTCTCCAGCAGAAGGAAACAGGCCTCTGGGAGGGTACTTGGTCCTCTTCTTGTGTTTCCTGTAGGTCTGCCTGTGACCATACCCTAGAATATTATCTGAGGTTTAGGACTAGGCGTTTCCTCTGGAACTGACTCATTCTgcatccttctctttctttatctTCCCAGAGATGGAAAAGGATGTATTAGATAACGTTTGTCATTTTATTTCCACCCCTTTGCCCCATGTCCTGGCATTAGAACTCCCTCCTCCCTGAAAGTctagaaaggaagcagagacctAGTCCCCTATCACTCTGCTAAACATCCCTGCAGCTGAGCACAGCTGAGTCCTTGGTTCCACCAGTGACCTACCTGTACCCTTATAGAACCTGGTGTTGATGGGCTTTGTGTTCTGTCCCTAGATGTGAAGACTCAAGTTTGGGGTTTGATTTTTCTAAGATAAAAAATTTGTAAGCCTATAATTTCACATAATAAATTTCTTCACGTTTAAATGATAAGTATTTGAATTTTCCACTAATTGTGTCTATAAGTCAGATATCAGTCAGAGATTTTCATCATGTTAATTGCTTACCTGAGCTAAACAccatagaagagaaaacaatatGTACCTGTCAACATGACAGCTCCGTGGTGATGACATTTGGGATTGTTCTTTGTTGTGGGTGCTGGTCTGATGATTGACATCAGTGACCTGAAACCTTGTTCTAGAATTCTCAGGCTTCTTCTAAGGCTCCACTGTCTCGAACTATAAAGCAAGGAGCCCagaagttacttttttttctctcttttttgcagggtctcacactgtacctcaggctggcctagaactcgctatgtagctgTGATGGGAAATCTTCATTGccagcttgactggatttagaatctcCCAGGACTTGCAATCTGGAAATGTCTGTAAAGGATTTCCAGAGAAGATTAACTGAGGGGAGGGGACTAtacctgaatgtgggtgacaccagTCCCTGATTTGGGGGCCCAGAGTGAAGATAAGGGAATAAGAGCCAGCATGCTCACACTTTGCTTCCTGATGCATGGAGATGTGAGACATCCCAGCCATGTGCTCCAGCTTCCATGAACtccaccatgcctttcctgccaggATGGGTTGTACCTTCTtaaatcaaaaaccaaaagaaatccttCTTGCCTTAAgttacttctttcttctttgaggttgtttgttttacattaacGAGAAAAGTGAGCGATACAATAGTTTGGGTTGACCTTCTTCTCCTATAAATCATCCAGCCTcagcctgagtgctggtattgcaAGTGTGGGGGAATACAGTCTTCTTCAACAATGACTCCTGTTATCAGCTGTGAGTGAGACTGTGCATTGACTAGGGGATCCTGGTCTACATCCTTGCAGCTTGTGGTCTGAACATCAGCAGGCTCAGTCCAAGCTTATTATACAGAATCTCAGACAAGACCCTCTGAATCCTGAGATGTCCAGGGGACTCCTGTACACAGGAAAGTTGGGACTTTctatgccttttctttcctttctctttatttatgaGAAAagtctcatacaatacatccctactgcagtctcccctccctctcttcatcccAGTCTTCTCCCCTAGCTTGGAaactttccctctcccccagatccactgctcctccagtTCCCTTCAGACAAaagcagaccccccccccagtaataccaaccaaacacagcataacaaggtgcaataagactaggcataaaccctcatatcaaggctggacaaggcaacccaatgggAGGAAAAGGGTCACAGGAGCAgtgaaaagagtcagagaca encodes:
- the LOC114682655 gene encoding HLA class I histocompatibility antigen, alpha chain G → MGSTVPCALYLLLAAALASTHIRASECGVERETVSARRSKSTRQGPHTESHVSALAHLDLPFPRDGQPLPGSLLQSASGAPHPARLPASAPVPRSGRVQGHRASPLGSHSLRYFVIAYNPGYRKLRFTVVGYVDNTQILSFDSDEESPRVKPRVSFMAQDPEHLEELTRFGRRVLLVGRVELWAVFSSHSQRENGSHTIQCLCGCDIGPDHRLLRGYKQMAYEGQDYIALTEDLRSWIAEDNEEAQNTRRKWEASGFARSWKSFLEGTCVAWLLKYLDKGKEMLQRADPPKTNVTHHPRPEGDVTLRCWALGFYPADITLTWQRDEEDLTQDMDLIETRPAGDGTFQKWAAVVVPSGEEQRYTCHVLHEGLPEPLILRWEPPPSPTIPTMGIIAGLVLLGILVAGAVTAIVMRKNTGSHTVPQAGLELAM